From Amycolatopsis sp. cg9, one genomic window encodes:
- the pcaC gene encoding 4-carboxymuconolactone decarboxylase, translated as MTDRHEQGMKVRREVLGDEHVDRAVAGTTDFSRPFQDYITEGAWGSVWARDGLDRRTRSCVTLAALTALQAHNELAMHVRAAVGNGLTAAEISEVLLHTAVYAGAPAANAAFAIAQRTLAELGEPSARPADAG; from the coding sequence GTGACGGACCGCCACGAACAGGGCATGAAGGTGCGGCGCGAGGTGCTCGGCGACGAGCACGTCGACCGCGCCGTCGCGGGCACGACGGACTTCAGCCGCCCGTTCCAGGACTACATCACCGAAGGCGCGTGGGGTTCGGTGTGGGCCCGCGACGGCCTCGACCGCCGGACGCGCAGCTGCGTGACGCTGGCGGCGCTGACGGCGTTGCAGGCGCACAACGAGCTGGCGATGCACGTCCGCGCGGCGGTCGGCAACGGCCTGACGGCGGCGGAGATCAGCGAGGTCCTCCTGCACACGGCCGTCTACGCGGGCGCACCGGCGGCGAACGCGGCGTTCGCCATCGCGCAGCGCACCCTCGCCGAGCTCGGCGAGCCGAGCGCCAGGCCGGCCGACGCCGGATAG
- a CDS encoding IclR family transcriptional regulator C-terminal domain-containing protein: MEAGRPIEAELDSEPAHRGAHHVQSLERGLAVIKAFHAGAAELTLSDVARATGLTRAAARRFLLTLTDLGYVRTDGKYFSLTARVLELGYSYLSSMTLPEVAQPHLESLSATVHESSSVSVLEGTDIVYVARVAVSRIMTVSINVGTRFPAYATSMGHVLLAGLSKAELEAYFVVASLDRLTEHTVTSPDPLRAELAKVADQGWAMVDQELEEGLRSVAAPIRDRKGRTVAAVNLSTHASRTTAESVRDNLVPPLLETAHAIEADLAIGAPGRAHG, from the coding sequence ATGGAAGCGGGGAGGCCCATCGAAGCCGAGCTGGACAGCGAGCCGGCGCACCGTGGTGCCCACCACGTGCAGTCGCTGGAGCGCGGCCTGGCCGTGATCAAGGCCTTCCACGCGGGCGCGGCGGAACTGACCCTGAGCGACGTGGCCCGCGCGACCGGCCTCACCCGAGCGGCAGCCCGCCGGTTCTTGCTGACCTTGACCGACCTCGGCTACGTCCGCACCGACGGCAAGTACTTCTCCCTGACGGCCCGCGTGCTGGAGCTGGGGTACTCGTACCTGTCGAGCATGACGCTGCCCGAGGTGGCCCAGCCGCACCTGGAGAGCCTGTCGGCGACGGTCCACGAGTCGAGCTCGGTCTCGGTCCTCGAGGGCACGGACATCGTCTACGTGGCGCGGGTGGCGGTCTCGCGGATCATGACGGTCAGCATCAACGTGGGCACCCGCTTCCCGGCGTACGCGACGTCGATGGGCCACGTCCTGCTGGCCGGCCTCAGCAAGGCGGAGCTGGAGGCGTACTTCGTGGTGGCGAGCCTCGACCGCCTGACCGAGCACACGGTCACCTCACCCGACCCGCTGCGCGCGGAACTGGCCAAGGTCGCCGACCAGGGCTGGGCCATGGTCGACCAGGAACTGGAGGAAGGCCTCCGCTCAGTGGCGGCCCCGATCCGCGATCGCAAGGGCCGCACAGTGGCAGCGGTCAACCTGTCCACCCACGCCAGCCGCACGACGGCGGAGTCGGTCCGGGACAACCTGGTCCCCCCACTCCTGGAGACGGCCCACGCGATCGAAGCGGACCTGGCGATCGGAGCCCCGGGCCGAGCCCATGGCTGA
- a CDS encoding NTP transferase domain-containing protein: MLAAGAGRRFGGPKALAELDGEPLVLRALRTLTAAGCTPIRVVLGAAADQVRPLLPDPSAAVFAEDWQTGMGASLRAGLTALTGTDGPVAALVHLVDLPWVGPEILARVAAEATPQTIARAAYDGTPGHPVLLGRDWWPEIADTAQGDRGARDWLATREDLNLIECADLGSGRDVDRPTDLPSPPAP; this comes from the coding sequence CTGCTGGCGGCGGGCGCCGGCCGCCGCTTCGGTGGGCCGAAAGCCCTCGCCGAACTCGACGGCGAGCCCCTGGTCCTCCGGGCCCTGCGAACCCTCACGGCAGCCGGCTGCACCCCGATCCGCGTAGTCCTGGGCGCGGCCGCCGACCAGGTCCGTCCCCTCCTGCCGGACCCCTCGGCGGCGGTGTTCGCCGAGGACTGGCAGACCGGCATGGGCGCCTCCCTGCGAGCGGGTCTGACCGCACTGACCGGAACCGACGGCCCGGTAGCCGCACTGGTCCACCTGGTCGACCTCCCGTGGGTGGGCCCCGAGATCCTCGCCCGCGTCGCCGCGGAGGCAACCCCGCAAACGATCGCCCGCGCGGCCTACGACGGAACCCCCGGCCACCCGGTCCTCCTGGGCCGCGACTGGTGGCCGGAGATCGCCGACACGGCACAGGGCGACCGGGGCGCCCGCGACTGGCTGGCCACCCGCGAGGACCTCAATCTGATCGAGTGCGCCGACCTCGGCAGCGGCCGTGACGTGGACCGCCCCACCGACCTCCCGAGCCCACCAGCCCCCTGA
- a CDS encoding AAA family ATPase encodes MTDLLDSPEELAAALGGTGYLADDGLATAGFLALKMGRPLFCEGEPGTGKTSLALALATALGRPLVRLQCHEGIDAAQALYEWDFPRQLLHLRALEAAGDGKLDVEAAERSLYTERFLLARPLLQALKAPCVLLVDEIDRADDEFEAFLLQLLDENAVTIPEYGEVRAERPPLVVLTSNRTREVHDALKRRCLYHWLEHPDLVREVMILRRRIPRIGEVLARQIAEAVHRLREMDLLKPPGVAESLDWARALLTLERDELDAATAARTLGAVLKYSEDLDRVRAKLDALFA; translated from the coding sequence GTGACCGACTTGCTCGACTCGCCTGAAGAACTTGCCGCCGCTCTCGGCGGGACCGGTTACCTCGCCGATGACGGGCTGGCCACCGCCGGGTTCCTCGCCCTCAAGATGGGGCGGCCGCTCTTCTGCGAAGGCGAACCCGGGACCGGGAAGACCTCGCTCGCCCTCGCGCTCGCCACCGCGCTCGGCCGGCCGCTCGTGCGGCTCCAGTGCCACGAAGGCATCGACGCCGCCCAGGCGCTCTACGAGTGGGACTTCCCCCGCCAGCTCCTGCACCTCCGGGCGCTCGAAGCCGCCGGTGACGGGAAGCTGGACGTCGAGGCCGCCGAACGGTCGCTCTACACCGAACGGTTCCTGCTCGCCCGGCCCCTCCTGCAGGCCCTCAAGGCGCCGTGCGTGCTGCTCGTCGACGAGATCGACCGCGCCGACGACGAGTTCGAGGCCTTCCTCCTCCAGCTCCTCGACGAGAACGCCGTCACCATCCCCGAGTACGGCGAAGTCCGCGCCGAGCGGCCGCCGCTCGTGGTGCTCACCTCCAACCGGACGCGGGAGGTGCACGACGCTCTCAAGCGCCGCTGCCTCTACCACTGGCTGGAACACCCGGACCTGGTTCGGGAGGTCATGATCCTGCGCCGTAGGATCCCTCGAATAGGTGAAGTTTTGGCTCGGCAGATCGCTGAAGCGGTGCATCGTCTCCGCGAAATGGACCTGCTGAAGCCACCGGGAGTAGCTGAGTCACTCGATTGGGCGAGAGCCCTGCTGACTCTCGAGCGCGACGAGCTGGACGCGGCCACCGCGGCGCGGACGCTCGGGGCCGTCCTGAAGTACAGCGAAGACCTCGACCGGGTACGGGCGAAACTCGACGCCCTGTTCGCCTGA
- a CDS encoding VWA domain-containing protein, which yields MTTAADPVAGYAGFAAALREAGVACDARRVQAYLAAVAEIDVAEPTQLYWAGRLTLCSSPDDLPSYEEAFSQWFSIETPTPQRAKSAVPKQARIAPLVDAEGGDAEGGDGHDQLKVAASGQEVLRHRDLAALSTAEREHLRELLATLKPVLPKRPAARRTPSRRGRLDPSRTLRAMLASGGEPLTLVRSRRGTRPRRVVLLIDVSGSMSPYADALLRFAHVLTRAAPQAVEVFTLGTRLTRVSRQLRQRDPERAMLAAGSAVPDFAGGTRLGETLQAFLDRWGRRGVARRAVVTVFSDGWERGDTGLLGEQLAHLRRLAHAVFWVNPHAGRAGYAPVQSGIVAALPHIDRLLAGHTLATLERLLREIADA from the coding sequence ATGACCACCGCCGCCGACCCCGTCGCCGGGTACGCCGGGTTCGCTGCCGCGCTGCGCGAAGCCGGGGTGGCCTGCGACGCCCGCCGCGTGCAGGCGTACCTGGCCGCCGTCGCCGAGATCGACGTCGCCGAGCCCACGCAGCTGTACTGGGCCGGGCGGCTGACGCTGTGCTCGAGCCCGGACGACCTCCCGAGCTACGAAGAAGCCTTCAGCCAGTGGTTTTCCATCGAGACGCCGACCCCGCAGCGCGCGAAGTCCGCCGTGCCGAAGCAGGCCCGGATCGCGCCGCTCGTCGACGCCGAAGGCGGGGACGCCGAGGGCGGGGACGGCCACGACCAGCTGAAAGTCGCCGCGAGCGGCCAGGAGGTCCTGCGCCACCGCGACCTCGCCGCGCTTTCCACGGCCGAGCGCGAACACCTCCGCGAGCTGCTGGCCACCCTCAAGCCGGTGCTCCCGAAGCGCCCGGCCGCCCGGCGGACGCCGTCGCGGCGCGGCCGGCTCGACCCGTCGCGCACGCTGCGCGCCATGCTGGCCAGCGGCGGCGAGCCCCTCACGCTCGTGCGCTCCCGCCGCGGCACGCGGCCGCGCCGGGTGGTGCTGCTCATCGACGTCTCCGGCTCGATGAGCCCGTACGCCGACGCGCTGCTGCGGTTCGCCCACGTCCTGACGCGGGCCGCGCCGCAGGCGGTCGAGGTCTTCACGCTCGGCACGCGCCTCACGCGGGTGTCGCGCCAGCTGCGCCAACGCGACCCGGAACGCGCCATGCTCGCGGCGGGGTCGGCGGTGCCGGACTTCGCCGGCGGCACCCGGCTCGGCGAGACGCTGCAGGCGTTCCTCGACCGCTGGGGCCGCCGCGGTGTCGCCCGCCGCGCGGTGGTCACCGTCTTCTCCGACGGCTGGGAACGCGGCGACACCGGCCTGCTCGGCGAGCAGCTCGCCCACCTGCGCCGGCTCGCGCACGCCGTATTCTGGGTGAATCCCCACGCCGGGAGGGCGGGGTACGCGCCGGTCCAATCGGGCATCGTGGCCGCGCTGCCCCACATCGACCGGCTGCTGGCCGGGCACACCCTGGCCACTTTGGAACGACTGCTCCGGGAGATTGCCGATGCGTGA